The Monodelphis domestica isolate mMonDom1 chromosome 7, mMonDom1.pri, whole genome shotgun sequence genome window below encodes:
- the CASKIN1 gene encoding LOW QUALITY PROTEIN: caskin-1 (The sequence of the model RefSeq protein was modified relative to this genomic sequence to represent the inferred CDS: inserted 2 bases in 2 codons) has translation MGKDQELVQAVKTEDVGAVQRLLQRPRPGKAKLLGSAKKVNVNFQDPDGFSALHHAALNGNTELIXLLLEAQAAVDIKDNKGMRPLHYAAWQGRKEPMKLVLKAGSAVNVPSDEGHIPLHLAAQHGHYDVSEMLLQHQSNPCIVDNSGKTPLDLACEFGRVGVVQLLLSSNMCAALXEPRPGDATDPNGTSPLHLAAKNGHIDIIRLLLQAGIDINRQTKSGTALHEAALCGKTDVVRLLLDSGINAHVRNTYSQTALDIVHQFTTSQASKEIKQLLREASAALQVRATKDYCNNYDLTSLNVKAGDVITVLEQHPDGRWKGCIHDNRTGNDRVGYFPSTLGEAITKRAGSRGADMSPSHLSPSQGSSAAPPEEIWVLRKPFTGADRSSSLGGVASGRSGGSGSHALHASSEGVKLLATVLSQKSIQESGTGDSPTKPLEGPTGPPRAQSVPHAGQAYGEQPAKKLEPASEGKSAEAVAQWLATFQLQHYASNFITSGYDLPTISRMTPEDLTAIGVTKPGHRKKITSEINSLTLPDWLPEHKPANLAVWLSMIGLAQYYKVLVENGYENIDFITDITWEDLQEIGITKLGHQKKLMLAVRKLAELQKAEYGKYEAGALRRKAPQSLEVVAIESPPPPEPTPAECQSPKMITFQDSELSDELQAAMTGPAPGPESGAEKPPNSLPPTPRAGALRHEPSLGGRARHMSSSQELLGDGPPGPSGPMSRSQEYLADEGSAAPSPKEARPTRHGHSVKRASVPPVPGKPRQSFPPGAAGGHFTPPQTPTKPRPASPQTLGAPHSPAPATAKVKPTPQLLPPAERPMSPRSLPQSPTHRGFAYVLPQPVEGDGGLPPPVAPAPMPVPVLCLPPGATGEAEEEPGRPKKRAHSLNRYAASDSEPDRDELMVPAAGPYATVQRRVGRSHSVRTPAGSDKNVNRSQSFAVRPKKKGPPPPPPKRSSSAMSSANLADEPIQDGEGEEARPEEGTSGGRAQRRRASDLAGSVDTGSAGSVKSIAAMLELSSIGGGARAARRPLEGHPMHPGPPGHPASPEPRVATVLASVKHKDAIGLDGEVVNRRRTLSGPVTGLLAAARRGEQGPPEHIPFAEEGSLTIRQRPRGPAKGEGSEGPPLAKVEASATLKRRIRAKQSQQENVKFILTESDTVKRRPKTKERGEPGMEPPPLSVYQNGTGTVRRRPASEQSGGPPDLPLLPPPAVPPPMDLAHLPPPPPLDGEAKKPVKPPVSPKPVLAQPVPKIQGSPPTTSKKAPLPSPGSPEVKRAHGTPPPVSPKPPPPPTAPKPVKAPLGLQSVSASPTPTPSPARQAPAAATTSKPASTPPSLCASPAKPPSPGVPPQQVPIKPPRAAMAVPPGDGSTSESAHQKLEETSASLAAALQAVEEKIKQDDGQAADSTAESKSTVSILDDIGSMFDDLADQLDAMLE, from the exons ATGGGCAAGGACCAGGAGCTGGTGCAGGCGGTAAAGACGGAGGACGTGGGCGCCGTGCAGAGGCTGCTGCAGAGGCCGCGGCCCGGGAAAGCCA aGCTCCTAGGCTCTGCCAAGAAGGTTAATGTCAACTTCCAGGACCCAGATGG CTTCTCAGCCCTCCACCATGCTGCCCTCAATGGGAACACAGAGCTCA GCCTGCTGCTGGAGGCCCAGGCTGCTGTGGACATCAAAGACAATAAAG GGATGCGGCCTCTGCACTATGCAGCCTGGCAAGGGAGGAAGGAGCCTATGAAGTTGGTGCTGAAAGCAGGCTCCGCTGTGAACGTCCCATCAGATGAGGGCCATATCCCGCTGCACCTGGCAGCCCAGCACGGGCACTACGATGTG TCAGAGATGCTCCTTCAGCATCAGTCCAACCCGTGCATTGTGGACAATTCAGGGAAGACGCCTTTGGACCTGGCCTGTGAGTTTGGACGCGTTGGG GTAGTGCAGCTGCTCCTGAGCAGTAACATGTGTGCGGCCT TTGAGCCTCGGCCAGGAGACGCCACTGACCCAAATGGCACCAGCCCCCTGCACCTGGCAGCCAAAAATGGTCACATTGACATTATCAG ACTCCTCCTCCAAGCTGGCATTGACATTAACCGTCAGACCAAGTCAGGCACTGCCCTGCATGAAGCCGCACTCTGTGGGAAGACGGATGTGGTTCGGCTCCTGCTGGAC AGTGGAATCAATGCCCACGTAAGGAACACCTACAGCCAGACCGCCCTGGACATTGTCCACCAGTTTACCACTTCTCAGGCCAGCAAGGAGATCAAACAGCTGCTCAGAG AGGCATCGGCCGCCCTGCAGGTCCGAGCAACAAAGGATTATTGCAACAATTATGACCTGACGAGTTTGAATGTGAAGGCAGGAGATGTGATCACT GTCCTTGAACAGCATCCTGATGGCAGGTGGAAAGGCTGTATCCATGACAACCGGACTGGCAATGATCGTGTTGGCTATTTCCCGTCTACCCTAGGCGAGGCCATCACCAAACGAGCAG GGTCCCGCGGAGCTGACATGAGTCCGTCTCACCTGTCCCCTTCCCAGGGCAGTTCTGCAGCCCCTCCAGAGGAAATCTGGGTGCTGAGGAAACCCTTCACTG GTGCTGACCGAAGCAGTAGTCTGGGCGGTGTGGCCAGCGGGAGGAGTGGGGGCAGCGGGAGCCATGCTCTGCACGCCAGCTCCGAGGGGGTCAAG CTTTTAGCAACTGTGCTCTCCCAAAAGTCCATCCAGGAGTCAGGTACAGGGGACAGTCCCACCAAGCCCCTGGAGGGCCCCACAG GTCCCCCTCGTGCCCAGTCTGTGCCACACGCAGGGCAGGCCTATGGTGAGCAGCCAGCCAAAAAACTGGAGCCCGCATCCGAGGGAAAG AGCGCGGAGGCTGTTGCCCAATGGCTCGCCACCTTCCAGCTGCAGCACTATGCCTCCAACTTCATCACTTCTGGCTACGATCTCCCCACCATCAGCCGCATGACCCCCGAG GATCTCACGGCCATTGGTGTCACCAAACCTGGCCACCGGAAGAAGATAACCTCTGAGATCAACAGCCTGACCCTCCCCGACTGGCTGCCTGAACACAAACCC GCTAACCTGGCCGTGTGGCTTTCCATGATCGGCCTTGCCCAGTACTACAAAGTGCTCGTGGAAAACGGCTACGAGAACATCGACTTCATCACGGACATCACGTGGGAGGACTTGCAAGAGATCGGCATCACCAAGCTCG gGCACCAGAAGAAACTGATGCTGGCAGTCCGGAAGCTGGCGGAGCTTCAGAAGGCGGAGTACGGGAAGTACGAGGCGGGGGCCCTGCGCAGGAAGGCCCCCCAGTCGCTGGAGGTGGTGGCCATCGAGTCTCCCCCGCCCCCAGAGCCCACCCCCGCCGAATGTCAGTCGCCCAAGATGATCACGTTCCAAGACAGTGAACTGAGCGATGAACTGCAGGCCGCCATGACAGGCCCAGCCCCGGGGCCGGAGAGCGGGGCCGAGAAGCCGCCCAACAGCCTGCCCCCCACACCTCGGGCCGGCGCCCTGCGGCACGAGCCCAGCCTGGGTGGGAGGGCACGCCACATGAGCAGCTCCCAAGAGCTTCTGGGAGACGGGCCTCCTGGCCCCAGCGGACCCATGTCCCGGAGCCAAGAGTACCTGGCCGATGAGGGCTCCGCCGCTCCTAGCCCCAAAGAGGCCCGGCCCACTCGCCATGGGCACAGCGTCAAGAGAGCCAGCGTGCCCCCGGTGCCTGGCAAGCCCCGGCAGTCCTTCCCCCCCGGGGCTGCCGGGGGTCACTTCACGCCGCCTCAGACGCCCACTAAGCCCCGACCGGCTTCCCCACAGACGCTGGGCGCTCCCCACAGCCCGGCCCCGGCCACTGCCAAGGTGAAGCCCACGCCACAGCTGCTGCCTCCGGCGGAGCGGCCCATGTCACCCCGCTCGCTGCCTCAGTCGCCCACCCATCGGGGCTTTGCTTACGTGCTCCCCCAGCCCGTGGAAGGCGATGGCGGACTGCCCCCGCCCGTGGCTCCAGCCCCTATGCCCGTCCCTGTGTTGTGTCTGCCCCCCGGGGCCACAGGGGAGGCCGAGGAGGAGCCGGGGCGGCCCAAGAAACGGGCACACAGCCTGAACCGCTACGCAGCCTCGGATAGCGAGCCCGACCGGGATGAGCTGATGGTGCCGGCGGCAGGGCCCTATGCCACGGTGCAGAGGCGGGTGGGACGGAGCCACTCGGTCAGGACCCCGGCGGGCAGCGATAAGAACGTTAACCGCAGCCAGTCCTTCGCCGTGCGGCCTAAGAAGAAGGggcctcctcctcccccacccaagCGCTCCAGCTCTGCCATGTCCAGCGCCAACCTGGCCGAtgagccaatccaggatggagaGGGCGAGGAGGCGAGGCCCGAGGAGGGCACGTCCGGCGGCCGGGCCCAGAGACGCCGCGCCAGTGACTTGGCCGGCAGCGTGGACACAGGCAGCGCAGGCAGCGTCAAGAGCATTGCCGCCATGTTGGAGTTGTCGTCCATTGGGGGTGGGGCCCGGGCTGCTCGGAGGCCCCTGGAAGGCCATCCCATGCACCCGGGGCCCCCTGGGCATCCTGCCAGCCCCGAGCCGAGGGTGGCCACAGTGCTGGCCTCAGTGAAGCACAAAGACGCTATCGGATTGGACGGCGAGGTGGTCAACCGTCGACGCACCCTGAGCGGCCCCGTCACGGGGCTGCTGGCTGCCGCCCGCCGTGGGGAGCAGGGCCCCCCCGAGCACATCCCCTTCGCTGAGGAGGGCAGTCTCACCATCAGGCAGCGGCCCCGGGGCCCGgccaagggggaggggagcgagGGCCCTCCCCTGGCCAAGGTCGAGGCCAGTGCCACGCTAAAGCGGCGCATCCGGGCCAAGCAGAGCCAGCAGGAGAACGTCAAGTTCATCCTGACCGAGTCAGATACGGTGAAACGAAGGCCCAAGACCAAGGAACGGGGGGAGCCCGGGATGGAGCCGCCCCCACTGTCCGTCTATCAGAACGGCACGGGCACCGTCCGCCGGCGGCCGGCCTCTGAGCAGAGCGGCGGCCCTCCAGACCTGCCTCTGCTGCCCCCTCCTGCTGTCCCCCCTCCCATGGACCTTGCCCATCTGCCTCCTCCCCCGCCACTTGATGGAGAGGCCAAAAAGCCTGTCAAGCCCCCTGTGTCCCCCAAACCCGTCCTGGCCCAGCCGGTGCCCAAGATCCAGGGCTCACCGCCAACCACCTCCAAGAAGGCTCCTCTTCCTAGCCCTGGCAGCCCAG aGGTGAAGCGGGCCCACGGAACGCCCCCGCCGGTGTCTCCCAAGCCACCCCCTCCACCCACAGCACCCAAACCAGTCAAGGCCCCTTTGGGACTACAGTCTGTGAGTGCCAGCCCCACGCCCACACCCTCCCCAGCCCGCCAGGCACCTGCCGCTGCCACTACCAGTAAGCCAGCCAGCACACCGCCCTCCCTATGCGCCAGCCCTGCCAAGCCCCCATCGCCGGGTGTGCCCCCCCAGCAGGTGCCCATCAAGCCACCTCGAGCCGCCATGGCTGTGCCCCCTGGAGATGGCAGCACCAGTGAGAGCGCTCACCAGAAGTTGGAGGAGACCAGCGCCTCCTTGGCTGCTGCCCTGCAGGCTGTGGAAGAGAAGATTAAGCAAGATGATGGGCAGGCGGCTGA TTCCACGGCTGAGTCCAAGAGTACGGTCAGCATCCTGGATGACATTGGCAGCATGTTTGACGACCTGGCTGACCAGCTGGATGCCATGTTGGAGTGA